One stretch of Tenacibaculum sp. MAR_2010_89 DNA includes these proteins:
- a CDS encoding response regulator transcription factor produces MMKYSVVVVDDHTLLSQAIEGMVNTFDKFKVLYTCKNGKEVSDKFLGSPKNIPDIVLMDVNMPVMNGIETTHWIVENYPNVHVMALSVEDADGTILKMLKAGAVGYLLKDTQKGVLEKALLELMENGFYHTKEVTNLLLDSVSGKNGRSTVSFKENELKFMRLACSELTYKEIAEKMFLSPKTIDGYRDSLFTKLDVRNRVGLVMYAIKNKLYTP; encoded by the coding sequence ATTATGAAATATTCAGTTGTAGTCGTAGATGACCATACACTATTGTCGCAAGCTATTGAAGGGATGGTGAATACCTTTGATAAGTTTAAAGTTTTATATACTTGTAAAAACGGAAAAGAAGTTTCCGATAAGTTTTTAGGATCGCCTAAAAATATTCCAGATATAGTATTAATGGATGTTAATATGCCAGTAATGAATGGTATAGAAACAACTCATTGGATTGTTGAGAATTATCCTAATGTACATGTAATGGCATTGTCAGTTGAAGATGCTGATGGTACTATCTTAAAAATGTTAAAAGCAGGGGCAGTAGGGTATTTATTAAAGGATACCCAAAAAGGAGTTTTAGAAAAAGCCTTGTTAGAGTTAATGGAGAATGGGTTTTATCATACTAAAGAAGTTACTAATTTATTGTTAGATTCTGTTTCTGGTAAAAATGGACGAAGTACAGTTAGCTTTAAAGAAAATGAATTAAAATTTATGCGTTTAGCTTGCTCTGAATTAACGTATAAGGAAATTGCTGAAAAAATGTTTTTAAGTCCTAAAACAATTGATGGGTATAGAGATAGTTTATTTACTAAATTAGATGTTAGAAATAGAGTGGGCTTGGTAATGTATGCCATAAAAAATAAACTGTATACACCATAA
- a CDS encoding sensor histidine kinase translates to MELEQEQVIVLISTVLVVFGVLFLIILFTVFQRRKNKLLQERNSIKKQFEREIAETQIEIREETLRNISWELHDNIGQLLTLAKIQLQYASPDNMGEITETITKSLTEIRALSKSINPEFINNIKFIDALQLEIERFNRLNYINARLTILGETKEINQKHGIIIFRVLQEFFSNTIKHSKATSLDVVLEYRNNVLDIVAKDNGVGFEVEKVTLKGIGLQNIKARIKLIKAKATLKSEPKKGTTLTINYYF, encoded by the coding sequence ATGGAGTTGGAACAAGAGCAAGTTATAGTTTTAATATCAACAGTATTAGTTGTTTTTGGAGTGTTGTTTCTGATAATACTATTTACAGTTTTCCAGCGTAGAAAAAATAAATTATTACAAGAAAGAAATAGTATTAAAAAACAGTTTGAAAGAGAAATTGCAGAAACACAAATAGAAATACGAGAAGAGACTTTACGTAATATTAGTTGGGAGTTGCATGATAATATTGGGCAACTTTTAACTTTAGCAAAAATACAATTACAGTATGCATCACCTGATAATATGGGTGAAATAACAGAAACAATAACGAAAAGTTTAACGGAAATTAGAGCGCTTTCAAAATCTATAAACCCTGAATTTATAAATAATATAAAATTTATTGATGCCTTACAATTAGAAATTGAACGTTTTAATAGGTTAAATTATATAAATGCTAGATTAACTATTTTAGGTGAAACAAAAGAGATAAATCAAAAGCATGGAATTATAATTTTTAGGGTGTTACAAGAATTTTTCTCTAACACTATTAAGCATTCTAAAGCTACTAGTTTAGATGTGGTTTTAGAATATAGAAACAATGTTTTAGATATTGTAGCTAAAGATAATGGAGTAGGGTTTGAGGTAGAGAAAGTTACCTTAAAAGGTATTGGTTTACAAAATATAAAAGCAAGAATAAAATTGATAAAAGCCAAAGCAACTTTAAAATCTGAGCCTAAAAAAGGTACAACTTTAACAATTAATTACTATTTTTAA